The segment CACCGACCACGTCGTCGGCCTCCTCGTCGACGAGGGGAACGCGCGAGACGCCCTTGTCGAGGAAGACCTGCATCGCCTCGCGGGTCGAGGTGGTGGCCTCGACGGTGACCATGTCGGTGCGCGGCACCATCACCGCGCGCACGAATGTGTCGGTGAAATCGAACACCGAGTGGATGAGGTCCCGGTCGTCCTGCTCGATCAGATCGTGGGACGCCGCCTCGTCGACGATGCTGAGCAGCTGCTCTTCGGAGGCGAACGACGCCCCCCGGGGTGCGCCCGGGGTCACCCGGTTGCCCAGCACGACCAGTCCGTGTGCGAGTGGTCCGAGCACCAGTCGGGCGCCGCGGATCACCGGAGCGGCGCCGCGGAGGAGACCGCGGGCGTGACGTCGCCCGACACCGCGGGGGCTGGCGCCCACGAGTACGAAGGAGATCCCCGTCATCAGCACGATGGCGGCGACGATCGCCCAGGGGATGCTGTCGAAGAGGATGACGAACGACACCGTCACCAGCACGGCGGCCGCCGTCTCGGCGAGGACGCGGATGAACACCACGGCGGTGGCGTGCGCGTCGGGGTCGGCGGCGATCCGGCGGAGGGACGGCGCGTTGCGTGGCGACTGCTCGGCGAGTTCGCCGAGATCGCCGCGGGAGGTGACGCCGAGGGCAGCGTCGATGGACGCCATGAGCGCGCCGAAGGCCACGAGGACCAGCGCGAGGAGAAGGAGGAGAAGAGGGGTCATGACCGCGCGCGACGGCGCTCGCTCATCTGGAAGGACACGATCAGATCGCGCTGGAGCCCGAACATCTCCTTCTCCTCCTCGGGTTCGGCGTGATCGAAGCCGAGCAGATGCAGCAGGCCATGGGTGGTGAGCATGACCAGTTCGTCCATGGTCGAGTGCCGGGCCGCCGTCGCCTGAGTCTCGGCCACCTGAGGGCACAGGACGATGTCGCCGAGGAGCCCCGCCGGCGTGGGCGACTCCTCCGTGCCCGGTCGCAGCTCATCCATCGGGAAGCTCAGGACATCGGTCGGCCCCGGCTCATCCATCCACTGCAGGTGAAGCGACTCCATCGCGCCCTCGTCGACGAGCAGGATCGCCACGTCGGCTTCGGAGCTGACGTGCAGCTCCCCGAAGTTGTGCTCCATGAGCCGCAGAAGCACGGTTTCGTCGACCGGCATCCCGGATTCGTTGGTGATCTCGATCGTCACTGGCGTCCCCGTTTCGGCAGGCGATCGCGCGGGCCAGGGGCGCGCGCCGCGCTGCGGCGCTCCGCGCGGCCAGCCAGCTCGGTCGCTT is part of the Microbacterium sp. ET2 genome and harbors:
- a CDS encoding hemolysin family protein yields the protein MTPLLLLLLALVLVAFGALMASIDAALGVTSRGDLGELAEQSPRNAPSLRRIAADPDAHATAVVFIRVLAETAAAVLVTVSFVILFDSIPWAIVAAIVLMTGISFVLVGASPRGVGRRHARGLLRGAAPVIRGARLVLGPLAHGLVVLGNRVTPGAPRGASFASEEQLLSIVDEAASHDLIEQDDRDLIHSVFDFTDTFVRAVMVPRTDMVTVEATTSTREAMQVFLDKGVSRVPLVDEEADDVVGVLYLKDLVQFGFRDESGWRDAPVTRIARKAVFVPESMRAETLLQQMKRDAVHVCLVVDEYGGVSGLITLEDIIEELVGEISDEYDPRADEVVEVDPGRYRVSARLGLDAVGDLFGIELEDEDVDSIGGLLGKALGQVPQPGATAEYLGLVMTGGTSRGRGRGLATVFVERTEEATAAREREHSEREAGAR
- the ybeY gene encoding rRNA maturation RNase YbeY, with protein sequence MTIEITNESGMPVDETVLLRLMEHNFGELHVSSEADVAILLVDEGAMESLHLQWMDEPGPTDVLSFPMDELRPGTEESPTPAGLLGDIVLCPQVAETQATAARHSTMDELVMLTTHGLLHLLGFDHAEPEEEKEMFGLQRDLIVSFQMSERRRARS